The Fusobacterium perfoetens genome has a segment encoding these proteins:
- the pnp gene encoding polyribonucleotide nucleotidyltransferase, with protein MFNETRLELEIGGRTLSLSTGKFARQSNGAVMIQYGDTVMLCTVNRSKEGKPGIDFFPLTVDYIEKFYAAGKFPGGFNKREARPGIDATLISRLTDRPIRPMFPDGFNYEVQIVNTIFSYDGKNTPDYLGIIGASAAIMISDIPFLGPVAGVVVGRKDGQFILNPTPEELETSELNLKVAGTKEAVNMVEAGAAEMDEETMLQAIMFAHENIKKLCEFQEEFTKLIGKEKIEFVKEEPNPLVKDFLETNGEERLKQAVLTTGKQARQDAVDALHDELREKFVAENFAELSEEELPEDVMTEFDAYYEEMMKRLVREVIIYHKHRVDGRKVDEIRPLYAEVGTLPMPHGSAMFTRGETQALVTTTLGSKANEQLIDTLDEEYYKKFYLHYNFPAYSVGEIGRNGAPGRRELGHGSLAERALSYVIPSEEVFPYTIRVVSDITESNGSSSQASICGGSLALMDAGVPIKEHVAGIAMGLVKEGEEFTVLTDIMGLEDHLGDMDFKVAGTKSGITALQMDIKITGITEEIMRIALNQAHKARLEILEVMNAAIPEPRKELAPNAPRIVQMQINTDKIAALIGPAGKNIKKIIEETGATVDITDDGKVSVFCNDLEQLQKTVKMIEAHTKDVEVGEIYSGRVVKIAKFGAFMEILPGKEGLLHVSEISKERVANVEDVLKEGDVFDVKVISTEGGKISLSKKRIIEG; from the coding sequence ATGTTTAACGAAACAAGATTAGAATTAGAAATTGGCGGAAGAACACTGTCACTTTCTACTGGTAAATTTGCAAGACAGTCAAACGGAGCTGTAATGATTCAGTATGGAGATACTGTAATGCTTTGTACAGTAAACCGTAGTAAAGAAGGAAAGCCTGGAATAGACTTTTTCCCTTTAACAGTTGACTACATTGAAAAATTCTATGCAGCAGGAAAATTCCCTGGAGGATTTAATAAAAGAGAAGCAAGACCTGGAATAGATGCAACACTTATTTCAAGACTTACAGACAGACCAATAAGACCAATGTTCCCAGATGGATTTAACTATGAAGTTCAAATAGTTAACACTATTTTTTCATATGACGGGAAAAATACACCAGATTATTTAGGAATTATAGGAGCATCAGCAGCTATTATGATTTCTGATATTCCATTTCTTGGACCAGTTGCAGGTGTTGTAGTAGGAAGAAAAGATGGTCAGTTTATTTTAAACCCTACACCTGAAGAGTTAGAAACTAGTGAACTTAACTTAAAAGTTGCAGGAACTAAGGAAGCTGTAAACATGGTTGAGGCTGGAGCAGCTGAAATGGACGAAGAAACAATGCTTCAAGCTATTATGTTTGCACATGAAAACATTAAAAAATTATGTGAATTCCAAGAAGAATTTACAAAATTAATAGGAAAAGAAAAAATAGAGTTTGTTAAAGAAGAACCAAATCCATTAGTAAAAGATTTCTTAGAAACTAACGGAGAGGAAAGACTTAAACAAGCAGTTTTAACAACTGGAAAACAAGCAAGACAAGATGCAGTTGATGCACTTCACGACGAATTAAGAGAAAAATTTGTTGCAGAAAACTTTGCTGAACTTTCTGAAGAAGAACTTCCAGAAGATGTTATGACAGAATTTGATGCTTATTATGAAGAAATGATGAAAAGACTTGTAAGAGAAGTTATCATCTATCATAAACACAGAGTTGACGGAAGAAAAGTTGACGAAATAAGACCTTTATATGCAGAAGTAGGAACTCTTCCTATGCCTCATGGTTCTGCAATGTTTACAAGAGGGGAAACTCAGGCTCTTGTTACAACAACACTTGGATCAAAAGCAAATGAACAGTTAATAGATACATTAGATGAAGAATATTACAAAAAATTCTATCTTCACTACAACTTCCCTGCATATTCTGTAGGAGAAATTGGAAGAAACGGAGCTCCTGGAAGAAGAGAACTTGGACACGGATCTCTTGCTGAAAGAGCATTATCATATGTAATTCCATCTGAAGAAGTATTCCCATATACAATAAGAGTTGTTTCTGATATTACAGAATCAAATGGATCATCTTCTCAGGCTTCAATTTGTGGAGGATCTCTTGCTCTTATGGACGCAGGTGTTCCTATTAAAGAACATGTTGCAGGAATAGCAATGGGACTTGTTAAAGAGGGAGAAGAATTTACAGTTCTTACAGATATCATGGGACTTGAAGACCACTTAGGAGATATGGACTTTAAAGTTGCAGGAACAAAATCAGGAATCACAGCTCTTCAAATGGATATTAAAATTACAGGTATCACTGAAGAAATAATGAGAATAGCTCTTAACCAAGCACATAAAGCAAGACTTGAAATTCTTGAAGTTATGAATGCAGCAATTCCTGAGCCAAGAAAAGAACTTGCTCCAAATGCTCCAAGAATAGTTCAAATGCAAATAAATACAGATAAAATAGCAGCTCTTATAGGGCCAGCTGGTAAAAATATTAAGAAAATCATAGAGGAAACAGGAGCAACTGTTGATATTACAGATGATGGAAAAGTTTCTGTATTCTGTAATGATCTTGAGCAGCTTCAAAAAACTGTAAAAATGATAGAAGCTCACACTAAAGATGTTGAAGTTGGAGAAATTTACAGTGGAAGAGTTGTAAAAATTGCTAAATTCGGAGCATTTATGGAAATACTTCCTGGAAAAGAAGGACTTCTTCATGTTTCTGAAATTTCTAAAGAAAGAGTTGCAAATGTTGAAGATGTTCTTAAAGAAGGAGATGTCTTTGATGTTAAGGTAATTTCTACTGAAGGTGGAAAAATAAGCCTAAGCAAGAAAAGAATTATAGAAGGTTAA
- the pgsA gene encoding CDP-diacylglycerol--glycerol-3-phosphate 3-phosphatidyltransferase — MNLPNKLTLTRLILAVPFIYVLENSPEGGMLYRLIALAIFAVASITDFFDGYLARKHNLITDFGKIMDPLADKILVISALVVMVYLRYIPSWMSIVIIFREFLISGIRMVVAAKGEVIPASKLGKYKTTSQMIAIMLMIVLGDKANEVYTFLPRHYNFYLMLIPVILTIWSGWEYVENTKHYFLDMD; from the coding sequence ATGAATTTACCAAATAAGCTGACTCTAACAAGACTGATACTAGCAGTACCTTTTATTTATGTTTTAGAGAATTCTCCAGAAGGAGGAATGCTGTACAGACTTATTGCACTTGCTATATTTGCAGTAGCCTCTATAACAGACTTCTTTGATGGGTATCTTGCAAGAAAACATAATCTTATTACAGATTTCGGGAAAATAATGGACCCTTTGGCAGATAAGATACTTGTAATATCTGCTCTTGTTGTAATGGTATATTTAAGATATATTCCTTCGTGGATGTCTATTGTTATAATATTCAGAGAATTTTTAATAAGTGGTATAAGAATGGTTGTTGCTGCAAAGGGAGAAGTTATTCCTGCAAGCAAACTTGGAAAATATAAAACAACATCACAAATGATAGCTATTATGCTTATGATAGTTCTTGGAGACAAGGCAAATGAAGTTTATACTTTCCTTCCAAGACATTATAATTTCTATCTTATGCTTATACCAGTAATACTTACAATCTGGTCAGGTTGGGAGTATGTAGAAAATACTAAACATTATTTTCTGGATATGGATTAA
- a CDS encoding NADH:flavin oxidoreductase produces the protein MANILTPLKIRNIELKNRIVLPPLVRFSLIDKDGFVTERLIEWYERIAEDRVGLIIVEATCVAEDGKLRENQLGLWDDKFIEGLKKVSEIGKKYDVPMLIQIHHAGFKEKIKEVSEEVLDDILEKFVKAFERAKKAGFDGIEIHGAHTYLLSQLNSRMWNTRDDKYGGDFERRMYFNKALIERTKHLFDDNFILGYRMGGNEPSLEDGIKTAQYLEKLGVDILHVSTGAPDPKYKQEIKIDNFPEDFPLDWVIYMGTVIKKHVNIPVIGVRKIKTEQEASYLVENNLLDCVAVGRAMIFQPHWMVKARESYLKRVGKNNESK, from the coding sequence ATGGCAAATATATTAACACCTCTTAAAATTAGAAATATAGAACTTAAAAACAGAATAGTTCTTCCCCCTCTTGTAAGGTTTTCTCTTATAGACAAAGATGGTTTTGTTACAGAAAGGCTTATAGAGTGGTATGAAAGGATAGCTGAAGACCGTGTAGGGCTTATAATAGTTGAAGCAACTTGTGTTGCAGAAGATGGAAAATTAAGAGAAAATCAGCTTGGTCTTTGGGACGATAAATTTATAGAGGGGCTTAAAAAAGTATCTGAAATAGGAAAAAAATATGATGTTCCTATGCTTATACAGATACATCATGCAGGTTTTAAAGAAAAGATAAAAGAAGTGTCAGAAGAAGTTTTAGATGATATTCTTGAAAAATTTGTAAAAGCCTTTGAAAGAGCTAAAAAAGCTGGCTTTGATGGAATAGAAATTCATGGGGCACATACATATCTTTTATCTCAGCTGAACTCAAGAATGTGGAATACAAGAGATGACAAATATGGGGGAGATTTTGAAAGAAGAATGTATTTCAATAAAGCCCTTATAGAAAGAACAAAACATCTTTTTGATGATAATTTTATTCTTGGGTACAGAATGGGAGGAAATGAGCCTTCTCTTGAAGATGGAATAAAGACAGCCCAGTATCTTGAAAAACTTGGTGTTGATATTCTTCATGTTTCAACAGGAGCACCTGATCCAAAATATAAGCAGGAAATAAAAATAGATAATTTCCCAGAAGATTTTCCTCTTGACTGGGTAATATACATGGGTACAGTTATAAAAAAACATGTAAACATACCTGTTATAGGTGTTAGAAAAATAAAGACAGAGCAAGAAGCAAGTTATCTTGTAGAAAACAATCTTCTTGACTGTGTGGCAGTGGGGAGAGCTATGATATTTCAGCCTCACTGGATGGTAAAAGCAAGAGAAAGTTATTTAAAAAGAGTAGGAAAAAACAATGAAAGTAAATAG
- the efp gene encoding elongation factor P translates to MKIAQELRQGSTIKIGNDPFVVLRAEYNKSGRNAAVVKLKMKNLIAGNIVDTVVKADEKMDDIRLEKVKAVYSYHDGTSYVFSNPETWDQVELSGEDLGDALNYLEEEMEVEVVYYETTPVAVEIPTFVERQIEYTEPGLRGDTSGKVLKPARLNTGFEIQVPIFVEQGEWIKIDTRTNEYVERIKK, encoded by the coding sequence ATGAAAATAGCTCAAGAATTAAGACAAGGAAGTACAATTAAAATAGGAAACGATCCATTTGTTGTACTAAGAGCAGAGTATAATAAATCTGGAAGAAACGCTGCTGTTGTAAAATTAAAAATGAAAAACTTAATAGCTGGAAACATTGTGGATACAGTTGTTAAAGCTGACGAAAAAATGGACGACATCAGACTTGAAAAAGTTAAAGCAGTTTATTCTTACCACGATGGAACATCTTATGTATTCTCTAACCCAGAAACTTGGGATCAAGTAGAATTATCAGGAGAAGACTTAGGAGACGCTTTAAACTACTTAGAAGAAGAAATGGAAGTTGAAGTTGTTTACTATGAAACTACTCCAGTTGCAGTAGAAATTCCTACTTTCGTTGAAAGACAAATTGAATATACTGAACCAGGATTAAGAGGAGATACTTCTGGAAAAGTATTAAAACCAGCTAGATTAAACACTGGATTTGAAATTCAAGTACCTATATTCGTTGAACAAGGTGAATGGATCAAAATAGATACAAGAACTAACGAATATGTAGAAAGAATCAAAAAATAA
- the rlmD gene encoding 23S rRNA (uracil(1939)-C(5))-methyltransferase RlmD, whose translation MSVSTGDKVIIDIEKIVYGGEGLGFIDDFAVFVPMTVPGDRVEIEIISKKKTYARGLITKLIKAGPERIEDTSKISFEDFHGCDFGMLNYESQLKYKTELVKDVMEKIGGIKDVPVSDIIGAEEKDTRNYRNKVIEPFALDKNKKIITGMFKRKSHEVFEVKENILSSELANKIINIVKKMLNKSKISVYREKEHKGLLRHIMVRTNSKNEAMLALVINSKKVPKDVEEFLKGIYENTEEIKSVYVSLNSDITNVALGKENIHLFGDKYIKESINGINFNISPNSFFQINVNQTKKLYDIGISFFDNIQDKYIVDAFSGTGTIGMILSKNAEKVYSIEIVKEAVKDGMRTAKENNIENIEFITGDVNKELLNLIEKGKRVDAVIFDPPRKGIEGDSLVKLAGHGIEEIVYISCNPSTFARDSKILTEQGYRLEKIQPVDMFPRTSHIEVVGKFRLNK comes from the coding sequence ATGTCAGTATCAACTGGAGATAAGGTTATAATAGATATTGAAAAAATAGTGTACGGAGGAGAGGGGCTTGGATTTATAGATGACTTTGCTGTTTTTGTTCCTATGACAGTTCCTGGAGACCGTGTTGAAATAGAGATTATTTCAAAAAAGAAAACTTATGCAAGAGGGCTTATAACAAAACTTATAAAAGCAGGACCTGAAAGAATAGAGGATACTTCAAAAATAAGCTTTGAAGATTTTCATGGGTGTGACTTTGGTATGCTTAACTATGAATCTCAGCTTAAATATAAAACAGAGCTTGTAAAAGATGTTATGGAAAAAATTGGGGGAATAAAAGATGTTCCTGTTTCAGATATAATAGGAGCTGAAGAAAAGGATACAAGAAATTACAGAAATAAAGTAATTGAGCCTTTTGCCCTTGATAAAAATAAAAAGATAATAACAGGAATGTTTAAAAGAAAATCCCATGAAGTTTTTGAAGTAAAAGAAAATATCTTAAGCTCAGAACTTGCAAATAAAATAATAAATATTGTAAAGAAAATGCTTAATAAAAGCAAAATATCAGTTTACAGAGAAAAAGAACATAAGGGACTTCTTCGTCATATAATGGTGAGAACAAATTCTAAGAATGAAGCTATGCTTGCACTTGTAATAAATTCAAAAAAAGTTCCTAAAGATGTTGAGGAATTTTTAAAAGGAATTTATGAAAATACAGAAGAAATAAAATCAGTTTATGTTTCTTTAAACAGCGACATAACAAATGTTGCCCTTGGAAAAGAAAATATTCATCTTTTTGGAGACAAATATATTAAGGAGAGCATAAACGGAATTAATTTTAATATTTCTCCTAATTCTTTCTTCCAGATAAATGTAAATCAAACTAAAAAACTTTATGATATAGGAATCAGTTTCTTTGATAATATTCAGGATAAATATATTGTTGATGCCTTTTCAGGTACTGGAACAATAGGAATGATTCTTTCTAAAAATGCAGAGAAAGTTTATTCTATTGAAATAGTTAAAGAAGCTGTAAAAGATGGAATGAGAACAGCTAAAGAAAACAATATTGAAAATATTGAATTTATAACAGGAGATGTAAATAAAGAACTTCTTAACCTTATTGAAAAAGGAAAAAGAGTGGATGCAGTTATATTTGATCCTCCAAGAAAAGGAATTGAGGGAGATAGTCTTGTAAAACTTGCAGGACACGGAATAGAAGAAATTGTGTATATCTCATGTAACCCTTCAACTTTTGCAAGAGACAGTAAAATTCTTACAGAACAAGGATACAGACTTGAAAAAATTCAGCCTGTAGATATGTTCCCAAGAACAAGCCACATAGAAGTTGTAGGTAAGTTTAGACTTAATAAATAA
- a CDS encoding YggT family protein, which yields MHLIAAAINYTVNIINIIIFIRVLLSWLAPYTHNDFTDVVYAVSEPILKPFRMIFPVGYSRIDISPILAYFAINLIRRLLFYIIF from the coding sequence ATGCACTTAATTGCAGCTGCAATAAATTATACTGTAAACATAATTAACATAATCATATTTATAAGAGTTCTTCTGTCATGGCTGGCTCCGTATACACACAATGATTTTACAGATGTGGTTTATGCTGTTTCTGAACCAATACTTAAACCATTTAGAATGATATTTCCAGTTGGTTACAGCAGAATAGACATATCGCCTATACTTGCATACTTTGCAATAAATTTAATAAGAAGATTATTGTTTTATATAATTTTCTAG
- the earP gene encoding elongation factor P maturation arginine rhamnosyltransferase EarP codes for MKVNSIDIFCEIIDNFGDIGVVYRISKELKKIFQNVRIRMVLNRLEEFKAINKKVKDADFQEIDGLICVTEKYVKENAETFGTADVFIEAFGCNVPEEYIKRAKENSKLWINLEYLSGEKWIEDFHLCESLIDSKTLKKIFYMPGFSEKSGGVIIDSGFLERKEYGKNNREEVLKKYFPNVDIKDKLIGTVFSYEKNFDNLLEVLKDYKRETFLILMGEKTQKSFSEILQKKLRENFGKIIKYGKITMMYADFLSQEEYEEVISAADFNFIRGEDSFVRGILLEKPFMWHIYLQEEKAHMDKIKAFTERFRESVEGLTEKETEILDNYCTLLEDYNDREKNSLEKGKEDFKVFFENFHEISIICEKYSKFLLEKCNLVKKLYKYIQEY; via the coding sequence ATGAAAGTAAATAGTATAGACATATTTTGTGAGATAATAGATAATTTCGGAGATATAGGGGTAGTTTACAGAATATCAAAAGAGTTGAAAAAAATCTTTCAAAATGTTAGAATAAGAATGGTTTTGAACAGGCTTGAAGAATTTAAAGCAATTAACAAGAAAGTTAAAGATGCAGATTTTCAGGAAATAGATGGTTTAATCTGTGTTACTGAAAAATATGTAAAGGAAAATGCAGAAACTTTTGGAACAGCTGATGTGTTTATAGAAGCTTTTGGCTGTAATGTTCCTGAAGAATATATAAAAAGGGCTAAAGAAAATTCAAAACTTTGGATAAATCTTGAATATCTTTCAGGAGAAAAATGGATAGAAGATTTTCATCTTTGTGAATCTCTTATAGACTCAAAAACCTTAAAAAAAATATTCTATATGCCCGGATTCAGTGAAAAAAGTGGAGGAGTTATAATTGACTCAGGCTTTCTTGAAAGAAAGGAATATGGAAAAAATAACAGAGAAGAAGTCTTAAAAAAATATTTTCCTAATGTGGATATTAAAGATAAGCTTATTGGAACAGTCTTTTCTTATGAAAAAAACTTTGATAACTTATTAGAAGTTCTTAAGGATTATAAGAGAGAAACATTCCTTATTTTAATGGGAGAAAAGACTCAAAAAAGTTTTTCTGAAATTTTACAAAAAAAATTAAGAGAAAATTTTGGAAAAATAATAAAATATGGTAAAATAACTATGATGTATGCAGATTTTCTGTCTCAGGAAGAATATGAAGAAGTGATTTCAGCAGCAGACTTTAATTTTATAAGGGGAGAAGATTCTTTTGTAAGAGGAATACTTCTTGAAAAGCCTTTTATGTGGCATATATATCTTCAGGAAGAAAAAGCTCATATGGATAAGATAAAAGCCTTTACAGAAAGATTCAGAGAAAGTGTGGAAGGGCTTACAGAAAAAGAAACAGAGATACTGGATAATTACTGCACTCTTTTAGAGGACTATAATGACAGGGAGAAAAATTCATTGGAAAAAGGAAAAGAAGATTTTAAAGTATTCTTTGAAAATTTTCATGAAATCAGTATTATCTGTGAAAAGTACAGTAAATTTTTATTAGAGAAATGTAATCTGGTAAAAAAATTATATAAATATATACAAGAATATTAA
- the rsmH gene encoding 16S rRNA (cytosine(1402)-N(4))-methyltransferase RsmH, producing the protein MEDIKNTFSEYHIPVLFYETMEHLITDKDGVYLDCTLGGGGHTEGILKSTSEKAKVISIDQDQQAIDFASKRLEPFKTRWKVYKDNFENLDTVLYCAGYDKIDGILMDIGVSSTQLDDEERGFSYRFDTKLDMRMDKNNPVSAYEVVNNYSEEQLSKIIFEYGEERFARKIARFICEARKEKNIETTGELVSIIRRAYPARSQKHPAKKTFQAIRIEVNRELEVLERAIEKAVKSLKKGGRLAIITFHSLEDRIVKNKFKELEKGCTCPPELPVCMCGKKPQVKVVTRKPVCAGDDELKYNNRAHSAKLRVVEKI; encoded by the coding sequence ATGGAAGATATTAAAAATACATTCAGTGAATATCATATTCCCGTTCTTTTTTATGAAACAATGGAACACCTTATAACAGATAAAGACGGGGTATATCTTGACTGTACTCTTGGAGGGGGAGGTCATACAGAGGGGATTTTAAAATCAACTTCTGAAAAGGCAAAAGTTATTTCAATAGATCAGGATCAGCAGGCTATTGATTTTGCTTCAAAAAGACTTGAACCTTTTAAAACTAGATGGAAAGTTTACAAAGATAACTTTGAAAACCTTGATACAGTTCTTTACTGTGCAGGTTATGATAAAATAGATGGAATTCTTATGGATATAGGAGTTTCATCAACTCAGCTTGACGATGAGGAAAGAGGATTTTCATATCGTTTTGATACAAAGCTTGATATGAGAATGGATAAAAACAACCCTGTTTCAGCTTATGAAGTTGTAAATAATTACAGTGAAGAACAACTTTCAAAAATAATATTTGAATATGGGGAAGAGAGATTTGCAAGAAAAATTGCAAGATTTATATGTGAAGCGAGAAAAGAAAAAAATATTGAAACAACAGGGGAACTGGTATCAATAATAAGAAGAGCTTATCCTGCAAGAAGCCAGAAACACCCTGCAAAGAAAACATTTCAGGCAATAAGAATAGAAGTGAACAGAGAACTTGAAGTTCTTGAAAGAGCAATAGAAAAAGCTGTTAAATCACTTAAAAAAGGGGGAAGGCTTGCAATAATAACTTTCCATTCCCTAGAAGACAGAATAGTAAAAAATAAATTTAAAGAGCTTGAAAAAGGCTGCACATGTCCACCTGAACTTCCTGTATGTATGTGTGGGAAAAAACCTCAGGTAAAAGTGGTTACAAGAAAACCTGTGTGTGCAGGAGATGATGAACTTAAATACAATAACAGAGCCCATTCTGCAAAATTAAGAGTGGTTGAAAAAATTTAG
- a CDS encoding Abi family protein, with the protein MHVVDDTFIKFISSQLKQPTTFKEQIDKLKKRNLIIEDEDFAEEVLKKMNYYYVTGYLHDFKNSETDCYNEGLTFNQIYKIIKFDMRLRSIFIYAMEMIERSLKTSVAYHFSHNYPEGNISYLFNRDFPDKLKHAKFIEYINKNIENNEDLPFIQHHKQHYQGYYPIWVAVEVFTLGNLENFYSLLNTPVQKKIAKEYDCSKMQMENWIEAMRRFRNMLAHDTRLYNSKVIFTPIKKKECNITTNKIFDYVLVMKFLMLDKEEWNDKVIPDIKKVFEEFKENVDIGCIGFPKNWEEILKNRL; encoded by the coding sequence GTTGTAGATGATACTTTTATAAAATTTATTAGTTCTCAGTTAAAACAGCCAACTACATTTAAAGAGCAGATAGATAAACTTAAGAAGAGAAATTTAATCATAGAAGATGAAGATTTTGCAGAAGAAGTTTTAAAAAAGATGAATTATTACTATGTTACAGGTTATCTTCATGATTTTAAAAATTCAGAGACAGATTGCTATAATGAAGGTTTAACTTTTAATCAGATTTATAAAATAATTAAATTTGATATGAGATTGAGAAGCATTTTTATATATGCTATGGAGATGATAGAAAGAAGTTTAAAAACTTCTGTAGCATACCATTTTTCACATAATTATCCAGAAGGGAATATTTCCTATTTATTTAACAGAGATTTTCCAGATAAATTAAAACATGCAAAATTTATAGAATATATTAATAAGAATATAGAAAATAATGAAGATTTGCCTTTTATTCAACATCATAAACAGCACTATCAAGGATATTATCCAATTTGGGTAGCAGTAGAAGTGTTCACTTTAGGAAATTTAGAAAATTTTTATTCTTTATTAAATACTCCTGTGCAAAAAAAGATAGCCAAAGAATATGACTGCAGTAAAATGCAGATGGAAAACTGGATAGAAGCTATGAGAAGATTTAGAAATATGTTAGCACATGATACAAGATTATATAATTCTAAAGTAATATTTACTCCTATTAAGAAAAAGGAATGTAATATAACTACTAATAAAATATTTGATTATGTGTTAGTTATGAAATTTTTAATGTTAGATAAAGAAGAATGGAATGATAAAGTGATACCAGATATTAAAAAGGTTTTTGAAGAATTTAAAGAAAATGTAGATATTGGATGTATAGGTTTTCCTAAAAATTGGGAAGAAATACTAAAAAATAGGTTATAA
- the rimO gene encoding 30S ribosomal protein S12 methylthiotransferase RimO has product MKIGLISLGCSKNLVDSENILGFLINKRGFELVEDLSIADIIVVNTCAFIGDAKEESIEAILEAAQYKQNGSLKKIIVAGCLSERYRDELIKEIPEIDAVMGTGDIDKIGEIVDSILDDKKPVVVGSQDFLPNSHTERVLTTYPHTAYLKISEGCDKRCTYCIIPSLRGDLRSRSIEDIVEEARNLAKSGVKELNLLAQESTEYGLDNYKEKALAKLLKELVKVEGIEWIRTYYMYPNSITDELIEVMKNEPKICKYFDVPIQHISDEILQKMARAKSGDYIRSILGRIRGAIPDAVIRTTVIVGFPGETEEQFEELKDFIEEFKFDYVGVFKYSREEDTVAYSLPNQVPEEIKEKRWAELTNLQADIAERKNEQFIGQEVEVMIDGVSSESEYMLEGRTRGQALEIDGKVLTNDGTAKAGDIVKVKIEQNFQYDFIGPIIEEE; this is encoded by the coding sequence ATGAAAATAGGTTTAATAAGCCTTGGATGCAGCAAAAATCTTGTTGACAGTGAAAACATTCTTGGATTTTTAATAAATAAAAGAGGGTTTGAGCTAGTTGAAGATTTAAGCATAGCTGATATTATAGTAGTAAACACTTGTGCTTTTATAGGAGATGCCAAAGAAGAATCTATAGAAGCAATTTTAGAAGCTGCTCAGTATAAACAAAATGGCAGCTTAAAAAAGATAATCGTGGCTGGTTGTCTTTCTGAAAGATACAGAGATGAACTTATAAAAGAAATTCCTGAAATAGATGCAGTTATGGGAACAGGGGATATTGATAAAATAGGAGAGATTGTTGACAGCATTCTTGATGACAAGAAGCCTGTTGTGGTAGGAAGTCAAGACTTCCTTCCAAACTCTCATACAGAAAGAGTTTTAACAACTTATCCTCATACAGCTTACCTTAAAATATCTGAAGGGTGCGATAAAAGATGCACTTACTGCATAATTCCATCTCTTAGAGGGGATTTAAGAAGCAGAAGCATAGAAGATATTGTTGAAGAAGCAAGAAATCTTGCAAAATCAGGTGTAAAAGAATTAAATCTTCTTGCACAGGAATCAACAGAATATGGACTGGATAATTATAAGGAAAAAGCTCTGGCAAAACTTTTAAAAGAACTTGTAAAAGTTGAAGGAATAGAATGGATAAGAACATACTATATGTATCCAAACTCTATAACTGATGAACTTATAGAAGTAATGAAAAATGAGCCTAAAATCTGTAAGTATTTTGATGTGCCTATTCAGCATATATCAGATGAAATACTTCAGAAAATGGCAAGAGCAAAATCAGGAGATTATATAAGAAGCATTCTTGGAAGAATAAGAGGTGCAATTCCTGACGCAGTTATAAGAACAACTGTTATTGTAGGTTTCCCTGGAGAAACAGAAGAGCAGTTTGAAGAACTTAAAGATTTTATAGAAGAATTTAAGTTTGACTATGTGGGAGTATTTAAGTATTCAAGAGAAGAAGATACTGTTGCTTATAGTCTTCCAAATCAAGTTCCTGAAGAAATAAAAGAAAAAAGATGGGCTGAACTTACAAATCTTCAAGCTGATATAGCTGAAAGAAAAAATGAGCAGTTTATCGGTCAGGAAGTTGAAGTTATGATTGATGGAGTTTCTTCTGAAAGTGAATATATGCTTGAAGGAAGAACAAGAGGTCAGGCTCTTGAAATAGACGGAAAAGTTCTTACAAATGATGGAACAGCAAAAGCTGGAGATATTGTAAAAGTTAAAATTGAGCAAAACTTCCAATATGACTTTATAGGGCCTATAATAGAGGAAGAATAA